The DNA region CAACAATAACAACGGCTCCCAAAGACCTAGCGGCCAAGACAGCCGCAACAGAACAAACTCTTCCCAAGGCTCAAGCCAAGGAGGACAATCCAGTAATCGCCCAAGACCAGCTCAAGGTGGACAAAGCAGTACAGCATCCCGTCCGCAAAGTACGGGTCAGCGTCCAGCGAACAGCGGTGGCGGACAAACAAGAAGTGCAGGCCCGAACAATGGTGGAAACACTGGCACTGGCGGCAACCGTACTGGTGCCCAAGGACAGAGCTCGGGACAAGGCCAACGCAGAGGCGGCCAAGGCAATTCCGGCAACAACAACAGTGGCAACCGTTCGAACAGCGGTGGCGGTGGACGTCGTTATGACGACAACCGTGGCGGCAACTTCCGCGGTAATCGTGGTGGCAAGAACAATCGCAACAGAAATCAACAACAGTACCAACAACGCGAGAAAATTGATAACACACCTAAGAAAATCATCGTACGTGGTGACATGACGGTTGGTGAAACAGCGAAATTGCTTCATAAAGATGCTTCCGAAGTAATCAAAAAACTCATCGCAATGGGTGTTATGGCGACGATTAACCAAGAGCTTGATATCGAAACCATTCTGCTGCTTGCTGGAGAATTCGGTGTTGAGGTCGAAGTGAAAATTGTCCTTGAAGATGACCGCTTCGAAACACTGGAAGAGAATGATGATCCTGCTGACTTGCAAGCTCGTCCACCGGTAGTTACGATCATGGGTCACGTTGACCATGGTAAAACAACATTGCTCGATGCGATTCGTTCAACGAATGTAACGGGCGGAGAAGCAGGCGGTATTACACAACATATCGGTGCTTATCAAGTTGAAATTAACAATAAAAAGATCACGTTCCTGGACACACCGGGTCACGAAGCATTTACCGCTATGCGTGCACGTGGAGCACAGGTTACGGATATTACAATTATTGTTGTAGCGGCAGATGACGGTGTTATGCCACAAACCGTTGAGGCGATTAACCATGCCAAAGCAGCGGGGCTGCCAATTATCGTAGCTGTCAACAAAATCGACAAGCCGGGTGCAGATCCGGATAAAGTAAAACAGGAATTGACAAACTATGAACTCGTTCCCGAAGAGTGGGGTGGAGATACCATCTTTGTTAACGTTTCGGCGAAGCAAAGAATGGGTCTGGAAGGTCTGCTTGAAATGATTCTGCTCGTTGCAGAAGTGAACGAGTACAAAGCGAACCCGGACAAACGTGCCCGTGGTACAGTGATCGAAGCCGAGCTGGATAAAGGACGTGGCCCAGTTGCCCGTATTCTCGTACAGCACGGTACACTGAAAGTCGGAGATGCTTTTGTTGCAGGTAACTGCTTCGGTCGCGTACGTGCGATGGTGAACGACAAAGGTCGCCGTTTAAAAGAAGCTGGACCTTCAACACCTGTAGAAATTACGGGTCTGACTGAGGTTCCAGGGGCGGGAGATCCGTTTATGGTGTTTGAAGATGAGCGTAAAGCGCGTTCCATCGCAGACAAACGTGCCATCACACAACGTGAATCCGATCTGGGTACAAACACACGTGTGACACTGGATGATCTGTTCCAACACATCAAAGACGGTGAAATCAAAGACCTGAACGTAATCATCAAAGGTGATGTACAAGGTTCGGTTGAAGCATTGAAAGGTTCCCTTGCGAAGATTGAAGTTGAAGGTGTACGCGTGAAAATCATTCATAGCGGCGCTGGTGCAATTACCGAGTCCGACATCATTTTGGCTGCCGCATCCAATGCCATCGTGATTGGCTTCAACGTTCGTCCTGATAATCAGGCGAAAGCGACTGCAGATCAAGAGCAAGTAGACATTCGTCTGCATCGCGTTATCTACAGTGTTATTGAAGAAATTGAACAAGCAATGAAAGGCATGCTTGATCCGATTTACAAAGAAAAAGTAATCGGTCATGCTGAAGTTCGGAGCACGTTCTCCATCAGTAAAGTGGGTACCATTGCTGGATGTATGGTTACTTCGGGTAAAATTACGCGTTCGGCAGAAGCGCGCCTGATTCGTGATGGCATCGTCCTTTACGAAGGCAAGCTGGATTCCCTGAAACGCTACAAAGATGATGCCAAAGAAGTAGCCCAAGGCTACGAATGTGGTATCACGCTGGATAAATACAATGATCTCAAAGAGGGCGACGTTATTGAAGCCTTCATTATGGAGACCGTACAACGATAAGCAAGGAAGCATGAGGTGAACAACAATGGCTAAGGTTCGTACAGGTAGAGTGAGCGAGCAGATCAAGAAAGAACTAAGTCTGCTCATCCAATCTGAACTGAAAGATCCTCGTATCGGTTTTATTACCGTAACGGGAGTCGAAGTAACAGGCGACTTGTCGCAAGCCAAGGTTTATCTGAGTGTCTTCGGTGAACAGGAACAAAAGGATAACTCGCTTAAAGCGCTGGCAAAAGCAAATGGATTTTTGCGTACCGAACTGGGCAAGCGTATCCGTTTTCGTCATGTTCCCGAGTTGATATTCAAGATCGATGAATCCATCGCTTATGGCAGTCGGATTGAGAAGCTGCTTGGCGATATCGGTACCGACAAGAACGAATCCGAGTAACAGAATAAAGGAGACGGCAATGCACACTTATGAACAGGCGCTTCAGGACGGAAAGCAATTTCTGCTGGAGCATGATGATTACCTGGTCGTGTCGCATGTACAGCCGGACGGTGACGCAGTCAGCTCGACGGTAACGGTGGGCTGGCTGCTGTCATGTCTGGGCAAGACATTCACGATGATTAATGAAGGTGAAATTCCACAACGCATGCATTTTTTGTGGGAAGCTGGCAAGATCGTGAACATGACCGAACAACCACCGGAGCGGAAATATAAAGCGATAATCTGTGTGGATTGTGCAGACTTTTCCAGAGTAGGTCTGACTCGTCGTTATTTCGAAGAAGATGCTGTCATTTTAAATATTGATCATCATCCGACGAATGACGCGTATGGCACAGTAAACATCATTAAGCCAGACGCTGCAGCAACGGCCGAAATTCTGTTTGATTTCCTCAACCTTTTCCCAGTGAAATGGAACAAGGATGTGGCTACAGCAGTCTATACGGGATTGTTAACAGACACAGGTGGATTCCGATATGCCAATACGAGTCCTAATGTGATGACCACCGCATCCAAATTACTTGAACATGGTGTAGATGGACCTTATCTCGCACAGATTTTGCTTGAACAGGTTACACTTCCCCAAGTCCGTATATTGAATCAGGCACTCTCAAGTCTGCAAATGACGGACGATGGCAAGATTGCTTGGGTAGTCATTACACCAGAAGACATGATCGCTTGTGGTGCAGCCAATGAAGATCTTGAAGGGGTAGTCAATTACCCGCGTAACATTCAAGGTGTGGAAGTGGGCATCTTTTTTAAAGTGATCAATAACAATGCGGTGAAAGTATCTCTTCGGTCAGCTGGCAAGGTTGATGTTGCCGCGCTCGCACAGAACTTTGGTGGAGGCGGACATGTCCTCGCTGCCGGATGTCGCGTGGAAGGTAAGTTGGAAGATATCGTCGCACTAGTGCTGAAGCAGGTGAATACTCAATGGTAAAACCATTTGAAGGCGTACTTCCGGTGTACAAACCAGCGGGATTTACGTCTCATGATGTTGTGGCCAAAATGCGTCGCATTCTCAAAATGAAACGTATTGGTCATACAGGCACATTGGACCCGCAAGTTACTGGCGTACTTCCACTCTGCCTTGGACGGGCAACACGTGTGGTGGAGTACATGCAGGAGCTCCCCAAGGAATATCTGGCAACGCTGCGACTGGGTCTGTCTACAGACACCGAGGATATGACGGGTGAGGTTATTGAGCGGTCAGAGAAGGCTGTTGAGGTAACACAGGAGCAGGTTCAGCAGGTGCTGGAACAATTCCTGGGCACCATTTCTCAGGTTCCACCTATGTATTCGGCGGTCAAAGTGGATGGGAAACGTCTCTACGAGCTTGCTCGTGAAGGGAAAACGGTAGAACGCAAGAGTCGTGAAGTTACGATCTATGAACTGGAATTGACAGGAATTGAGAAACAAGGCGACACCACAGATATATCGTTTCGTGCTCTATGTTCCAAAGGGACGTATATTCGAACCTTATGTGTGGATATCGGTAGAAGATTGGGTTATCCGTCCACAATGCTACAATTGGAGCGCACGATATCGGCTGGTATTTCCGCTGATCACTGCCTCCGCTTTGAAGAAGTGGAACAACGCATGATGGATGGAACGTTAGCCGAGGTGCTGATTCCGGTTGATGAAGCCATCGCTTCGATTCCGGCACATACGGTTGGGGCTGATCAGACGAAGGGAGCGCTTCAGGGCCAGAAATTGTCGGCTCGTTTGCTCGAACCGCCTGCCGAGCAACCTGGTCTACTGCGTTTATATGCTCAGGACGGAACATTCCTGGGAATATTTGAGCGGGATGACTTGAAAGCAACGGTGAGAGCTGTTAAAGTCTTTTTGCCGGAATAAAGAGGTCCCGGGTTTGAGTGGTGTTGGTGCTCAGCTTGGCCTATCAAGTGAAATGCAGGTGAATGATTGTGAAAACCGTAATGCTAACCTATCCGCAGACGTTGCATTCGGCTGATCTGAGCACACGACCTCAAGTGCTCGCGATTGGTCAATTTGACGGGCTGCATCTCGGACATGCGAGTGTCATTTTGTCAGCTGTCCGCATTGCACGCGAAACAGGCATGCAGTCAGCGGTGATGACCTTTCATCCTCATCCGAAGGAAGTTATGCGCAAAGGGGATTACGAGGGTTATTTGACTCCCTTGAGAGATAAAGAAGACATCCTTGCAGGAATGGGTGTAGACGTACTTTATGTGGTGGAATTCAATAAGGAGTTCTCTAAATTGACTCCGCAGCAATTTGTACATGATCTGTTGCTTCCGCTTCAGACTCGAACCGCAGTAGTCGGTTTTGACTTCCGCTTCGGTCACAAGGGAGCAGGAGATGAACAGCTTCTTCGCACATTGGGAGAAGGCGAAATGACAGTAGAGACCGTTCCCCCATTCCTGTTAAATG from Paenibacillus sp. JNUCC-31 includes:
- the truB gene encoding tRNA pseudouridine(55) synthase TruB; translated protein: MVKPFEGVLPVYKPAGFTSHDVVAKMRRILKMKRIGHTGTLDPQVTGVLPLCLGRATRVVEYMQELPKEYLATLRLGLSTDTEDMTGEVIERSEKAVEVTQEQVQQVLEQFLGTISQVPPMYSAVKVDGKRLYELAREGKTVERKSREVTIYELELTGIEKQGDTTDISFRALCSKGTYIRTLCVDIGRRLGYPSTMLQLERTISAGISADHCLRFEEVEQRMMDGTLAEVLIPVDEAIASIPAHTVGADQTKGALQGQKLSARLLEPPAEQPGLLRLYAQDGTFLGIFERDDLKATVRAVKVFLPE
- the rbfA gene encoding 30S ribosome-binding factor RbfA, whose amino-acid sequence is MAKVRTGRVSEQIKKELSLLIQSELKDPRIGFITVTGVEVTGDLSQAKVYLSVFGEQEQKDNSLKALAKANGFLRTELGKRIRFRHVPELIFKIDESIAYGSRIEKLLGDIGTDKNESE
- a CDS encoding DHH family phosphoesterase, with the protein product MHTYEQALQDGKQFLLEHDDYLVVSHVQPDGDAVSSTVTVGWLLSCLGKTFTMINEGEIPQRMHFLWEAGKIVNMTEQPPERKYKAIICVDCADFSRVGLTRRYFEEDAVILNIDHHPTNDAYGTVNIIKPDAAATAEILFDFLNLFPVKWNKDVATAVYTGLLTDTGGFRYANTSPNVMTTASKLLEHGVDGPYLAQILLEQVTLPQVRILNQALSSLQMTDDGKIAWVVITPEDMIACGAANEDLEGVVNYPRNIQGVEVGIFFKVINNNAVKVSLRSAGKVDVAALAQNFGGGGHVLAAGCRVEGKLEDIVALVLKQVNTQW
- the infB gene encoding translation initiation factor IF-2, producing the protein MSKQENKDKLRVYEYAKSLNMSSKEIITILKKLDIPVNNHMSVMENGSVGKVEQFFKDIKSTAASKQSNEAKSVATSSVRSDKTVDSNKPAGGVNTPKSNNTSGSPVQTKIQQEKQVGMNNRPNSNNNNGSQRPSGQDSRNRTNSSQGSSQGGQSSNRPRPAQGGQSSTASRPQSTGQRPANSGGGQTRSAGPNNGGNTGTGGNRTGAQGQSSGQGQRRGGQGNSGNNNSGNRSNSGGGGRRYDDNRGGNFRGNRGGKNNRNRNQQQYQQREKIDNTPKKIIVRGDMTVGETAKLLHKDASEVIKKLIAMGVMATINQELDIETILLLAGEFGVEVEVKIVLEDDRFETLEENDDPADLQARPPVVTIMGHVDHGKTTLLDAIRSTNVTGGEAGGITQHIGAYQVEINNKKITFLDTPGHEAFTAMRARGAQVTDITIIVVAADDGVMPQTVEAINHAKAAGLPIIVAVNKIDKPGADPDKVKQELTNYELVPEEWGGDTIFVNVSAKQRMGLEGLLEMILLVAEVNEYKANPDKRARGTVIEAELDKGRGPVARILVQHGTLKVGDAFVAGNCFGRVRAMVNDKGRRLKEAGPSTPVEITGLTEVPGAGDPFMVFEDERKARSIADKRAITQRESDLGTNTRVTLDDLFQHIKDGEIKDLNVIIKGDVQGSVEALKGSLAKIEVEGVRVKIIHSGAGAITESDIILAAASNAIVIGFNVRPDNQAKATADQEQVDIRLHRVIYSVIEEIEQAMKGMLDPIYKEKVIGHAEVRSTFSISKVGTIAGCMVTSGKITRSAEARLIRDGIVLYEGKLDSLKRYKDDAKEVAQGYECGITLDKYNDLKEGDVIEAFIMETVQR
- a CDS encoding bifunctional riboflavin kinase/FAD synthetase, whose product is MKTVMLTYPQTLHSADLSTRPQVLAIGQFDGLHLGHASVILSAVRIARETGMQSAVMTFHPHPKEVMRKGDYEGYLTPLRDKEDILAGMGVDVLYVVEFNKEFSKLTPQQFVHDLLLPLQTRTAVVGFDFRFGHKGAGDEQLLRTLGEGEMTVETVPPFLLNGEKVSSSLIRGLLKRGEMDEASQWLGRPYSIRGTVIHGEKRGRTIGFPTANLELTDHYVTPAKGVYAVRVQYGEQELCGVMNLGVKPTFHENGMKPTFEVHLLDFDGQIYDEELKVELVHYIRAERKFDSIDALISQIREDALTAARLLS